The Thermoleophilia bacterium genome includes the window GACTCCCGCATGCCAGTGTGGAAACCGGCTGGCAAAGGAGCCAATGAAGGAAAAGGCGGCAGATGAGCCTACCCCGGCTCCAAACACTAGAACTAGAGCCGCGGTTTGCGTGGGAGCCAAACTGACCGAAGCAGCGAGCACCGCCATAACCCCCGACGTTCCCATCAAGAGCGCCCAGGTGGGGACTCGAGGAATGAGGGGCATTATCAAGGCTCGTCCGACGTTCTGCCCTACAAAGTACAGTGTCACCGAAAGGCCGGCTAGTGAGTCGCGGGCGTTAAAGGTGTCCACCAGGTACTTGGGCATCCATACACCCAGTGTCATCTCCGCCCCCAAATAGAGAAACGCGGCGCCCACTATGGCGGCAAACAAAACCGGGTCGAAGCTGATCACTGCCTTTAGATGGCGAGGCCGCAGGTTTTCTCGTCCCGCGATATCCGCCAGAGGCAACTTCGCTACCACGGCGGTCACTATCAACGCCAGTGCGCTCTCCCCGCAAAGTAGAACCCGCCAGCTGGCTCCAGCGCTTATCAGTGCTCCAAGGCTAAGGGGAGTAACAATCATGGCTGACACAGACCACATCATCATGATACTGAGAGCCCGAGCCGTGCCTTGTTTGACATGAGCGCTCAGCCATATTCCTGGGATGGTGCCCAGCAATACCGTGCAGAAGCCCACGAAGAAATACGGGATCATAAATGACCAAAGATCGCGGGAGGCAAGACCGGAAATGAGAAGCCCGGCCGCCTGGAGCAGACCGACCGCTACTAGGCATCGCTTGACGGGTACGCGGGCTAGGAACGCGTTGAAGGAGGCAAGTCCCGCCACCGTGCCAAAAAAGAAGGCCAACGACAGCACGCCTCCTTTAGCAAGATCAATGCCTAAGTCTTTGAGAACTGGGTTGAGGATGGGGCCCAGAGTCACCCAAGCCATCCCGGCAAGAATCTGGGTGAGGTACAGCGGAGCTCTCGAATATGGATGAAGGCGAACTCTAAGCATTAGGACAGTATGATAACTGTTCAAGCCAGACTTAGCGCAGAGGTGAGGTTGGACGGAATTGAGTAGTTGGGAGGAAGAAGTCGTGGCTAAGGAGATCAAGATTGTCTTTCCCCAAGGAGAGCTAGTAGCGGAACTATACGATTCGGCGACTGCTGTTGCGATCTACGAAGCGCTTCCCTTAGAGAGCACAGTAAACCGCTGGGGCGACGAGGTGTACTTCACCATTCCCGTGCGGCTGGCCGAAGCTCCCGACGCCCGGACGGAGATGGAGGTGGGAGAACTTGGCTACTGGCCGATAGGGGCGGCATTTTGCATTTTCTTTGGCCCTACCCCGGCAAGTGAGGGGACCGAACCGCGCGCCTATAGCAACGTTAATCCCTTTGGCCGCATAATCACCGACACGACGAGCATGAGGGCCGTGCTCTCCGCAGTAAGGGACGGAGATTTGGTGCGTGTGACTCATTCAAACGGGAAGGTGTAGGGTAAACCAAGCTCGTCTCGCATGGTGACCAAGTCTTTTTGCAGGCCGGGATCGACGGGCACTCCCTTGTTCTTGCGCTCGAGCCAAGCCAGGTATTCCTTCTCGCCGCACGTGTATATGCGCTCTCGGCCCGGGGCTTTGCGAGACGCGCGCAAACTGCGCAAGATATCTCCCACGTGCTTCTTGAAGGCGTCAACATCGGCAAAGTGTTCTACGTTGATAGCTAGGAAGAAATGGCTAAGGAGGATGGGAACATCTTGTCCTGCCTCGTTCTTACCAGACAGTTGCCGGAGGAAAGGTCCCAAGGCAAGCGCAGAGGTAAGGAGCTCGACCACGGTTGCAAAACCGTACCCTTTATGACTGCCTGTTTCTTCTAAAAGTCCGCCAATGGGAGCAAGGGCGGCGGTTCCTCGAGTTAGGCCTTCGAGGATCTCGGCCGGGTCGGTAAGGGCGCGACCTTCTTGATCTACCACAACGCCCTCGGGACACTTCTTACCCTCGCGGGCCCACTGTTCAATTTTGCCCCGCTGAACTATAGAGGTGGCGTAGTCGTTGGTGAACGGGAAGGGCTCGTCACTGGGAAAAGCGAACACCAGCGGATTGGTGCCCAACATGTTGTCCACGCCATGGGTGGGGGCTACAGAGGGACGCGCATTTGTGGCCGTAAGGCCGATCATGTCCGCCTGCACCGCCATTAAGGGGTAATAGGCAGCAAAGCCGTAGTGGGTAGAGTTTCTTGCCACCACCGCTCCCAACCCGTAGCGGTGTGCTTTGTCGATGGCCATCTCCATCGCGCGCTTGCTTACTACCATCCCCATGCCGTTGTGCCCGTCGACTAGAGCAGTGGCCCCACGGTCGCTTACAACCTCAAACTCTGTGATCGGCTTCTGGACGCCTTTCACCAGGCGGTCGTAATAGACGAGTTTGAGCCGTCCTATTCCGTGAGAATCAATGCCGCGCTTATCAGCGGTGATGATCACATCCGCACAAATGCGCGCGTCGTCGTCGGGCACGCCCAGACCCCGAAAAACGTCGGTCACAAAATTTTCCAGGAACTCAAAGGGGATCCAAACCGGCTCAGTGTTCGCTGGTCTTACTTTTTGAGTGGGGGGCATGTTCCCTGTGCTCATGGGTCTCTCCTTTGAGTCACACGGTGTCTTGGTGCAACCGTTTCTTGGGCATTGTAGCCTGCCAAGGATTTTGGACTAGACGTATAGGCAGCCAGACGTCGGAGGGCTTGGAGTTTTTCGGTTTGACCCACCTTCGCCTGAGAAAGGGCTCTGCGTAAGAACTCCACATTCTGGTCATAAACAGCTCGATTAACGGGATACGGGTGCCCGTCTTTGCCGCCATGAGCGTAGCTAAAAAGTGCGGGGTCGGTGCGACTGGCGGGGGTGTCGTAAACAAGTTCGGCTATCAGAGCTAAAGCGCGGATGGTCTTGGGGCCTACGCCCGGGAGTCCAAGAAGGGTCTCGAAGTTCTCGGCTTGGCGCTCGTAGGTGGCTAAGAGAATCTTGGTTAGATTTTCCGGCTGTATATCCGAAAGCAGTACCGCGTGTCTAGTGGGCAGCGACAACTCTTTGAGTTTCTTCAGATGTTGCACGCTGCGGTCAGGCGGAAGGTGGGATAGCTGGGTGACTGCGGTTTGGGCTGGTGTGCTCTCGCGGGCTACCATGTTTAGCACGCTTGCTGCGGGCGCCTGGGCGGCGATTGCTGCATGCGGCTCGACCACGAAATCCGCCACTGAATCACTAAGCCAGTGATACCGGCGCGCCATGCGGCTTTGCTCGTTCATTCCCTGCTGGATGACCGCCCATTTCCCGCCGCTCGTGAAAACAAAAGAATGGTGGTAAAGCTGGTATCCGTCTTGGACTGCCGCACTGTCGACCTTGGCGGCCATCTTGCTGGCGTAAATCAGCGTATCTGGCCGGACGGTCAACCAGCCCAACTCAGCAGCCCTTTCAATTTCGCTGGGGGTTTTACGCGAGGTTGCGCCTTTGCCGCCAGCGACCACCAGACCGCAATGGTTCTCGAGGCCGTGCAAGCCCTCTTTGAGGGCGCCACACACGGTTGTGGTAAGGCCTGAGCTGTGCCAGTCAAACCCCAGTACGGCGCCAAAGGCCTGAAACCAAACGGGATCCGAGAGACGGCGCAGCATCTCTTCGGGGCCGTATTCACTCACAATGGCGAGAGTAATCTCGCGGGCAAGATGTTTCATCCGGGCAAAGAGCCACGTCGGGGCTCTGCCTCCGTGTAGCGGTAGCTGCGCGGTGCCGGTCTTCATAAGTTGAGCATACATGCTAGAGCGGATAGGTGATACTGTCTTGACAGATGGTTGCGTGCAGAGGAGGTAAGTGCATTATGGCTCTAGCCATAGATGAGACAAGATGTGTCCGCTGCGGGCTGTGTATCACCGAGTGCCCGGCTGGTGCTTTCCGAGGAGAGGGAAGCTACACAGTTGGTCAGTCCGTGGTTTACGAAAAGATCGAGTTGGACAACGAGAAGTGCACCAACTGTGGGCAATGCACAGCCTACCAGTTCTGGTGTCCGGCGGAAGCTATCTACGAACCGCCTGCCGACACGACTCCTTTTGGGACCCCGGTGGGGAAAGGCAACGTCACCGATGGCACAAAGTATTCGAAGCTTTTCTACCAGTACCAACCGGGGGATGATCCCTATATTGACATAGTAGGCAAAGACATGCCCTTTAGCTTTGTCACGCGCTTTGACAGCAATAGATTTCCCATACCGGGCTCCAATTTCTACTACGTGCACTGGATCATGCCGCACGATGAGCCTTTCCTTGAAATCGGTCATCCGCCGCACATCCATCGCAGCCCTGAGCTTCTTTTCCACATAGGTGGGGATCCGGAGAATCCCCAAGAACTCTATTCCGAGGTGGAGTTCTACATGGGTGTGGAAATGGAGCGGCATGTCTTCAACAAGTCCACAGTCATATACATCCCGCCCAACGTGATTCACTCGCCTTGGAGGCCGCGATACACAAAGAAACCCTGGCTGTTCATTGAGGTTAACCAGGGACCCAGCCATACCGAGAAGGGCTACCACCAAATCCTAAAGCCGGAGCAATGGAGCTCTCGTGACTTGCTCAGGCCAGCTTTTGCAGACGAGGGATATTGAGGGATCTCAACGATCAAGTGATCTCGGGCAGCTATCGGAGCAATCTCAAGGAGCAGAGATGAAGAAGGTCGTCGGCATAAACGGCAGTCCCAGAAAAGAGTGGAATACAGCCACCTTGGTCAAGAAAGCTCTGGAGGGCGCTGAGAGCGCAGGGGCAGAGACCAAGCTTGTTCACTTGTACGATCTCAATTACAAAGGCTGTCGCAGTTGCTTTGCCTGCAAGAGAAAGGGCAATACCTGCAACGGCCTTTG containing:
- a CDS encoding MFS transporter, which encodes MLRVRLHPYSRAPLYLTQILAGMAWVTLGPILNPVLKDLGIDLAKGGVLSLAFFFGTVAGLASFNAFLARVPVKRCLVAVGLLQAAGLLISGLASRDLWSFMIPYFFVGFCTVLLGTIPGIWLSAHVKQGTARALSIMMMWSVSAMIVTPLSLGALISAGASWRVLLCGESALALIVTAVVAKLPLADIAGRENLRPRHLKAVISFDPVLFAAIVGAAFLYLGAEMTLGVWMPKYLVDTFNARDSLAGLSVTLYFVGQNVGRALIMPLIPRVPTWALLMGTSGVMAVLAASVSLAPTQTAALVLVFGAGVGSSAAFSFIGSFASRFPHWHAGVVFSAFQLVGGIGAMLFPYLTGPIASTWGFRAAIAVAAIPAIMVTGMAFAFRKAPSHETVAK
- a CDS encoding cyclophilin-like fold protein, whose amino-acid sequence is MSSWEEEVVAKEIKIVFPQGELVAELYDSATAVAIYEALPLESTVNRWGDEVYFTIPVRLAEAPDARTEMEVGELGYWPIGAAFCIFFGPTPASEGTEPRAYSNVNPFGRIITDTTSMRAVLSAVRDGDLVRVTHSNGKV
- a CDS encoding Ldh family oxidoreductase, with translation MSTGNMPPTQKVRPANTEPVWIPFEFLENFVTDVFRGLGVPDDDARICADVIITADKRGIDSHGIGRLKLVYYDRLVKGVQKPITEFEVVSDRGATALVDGHNGMGMVVSKRAMEMAIDKAHRYGLGAVVARNSTHYGFAAYYPLMAVQADMIGLTATNARPSVAPTHGVDNMLGTNPLVFAFPSDEPFPFTNDYATSIVQRGKIEQWAREGKKCPEGVVVDQEGRALTDPAEILEGLTRGTAALAPIGGLLEETGSHKGYGFATVVELLTSALALGPFLRQLSGKNEAGQDVPILLSHFFLAINVEHFADVDAFKKHVGDILRSLRASRKAPGRERIYTCGEKEYLAWLERKNKGVPVDPGLQKDLVTMRDELGLPYTFPFE
- a CDS encoding DUF763 domain-containing protein; amino-acid sequence: MKTGTAQLPLHGGRAPTWLFARMKHLAREITLAIVSEYGPEEMLRRLSDPVWFQAFGAVLGFDWHSSGLTTTVCGALKEGLHGLENHCGLVVAGGKGATSRKTPSEIERAAELGWLTVRPDTLIYASKMAAKVDSAAVQDGYQLYHHSFVFTSGGKWAVIQQGMNEQSRMARRYHWLSDSVADFVVEPHAAIAAQAPAASVLNMVARESTPAQTAVTQLSHLPPDRSVQHLKKLKELSLPTRHAVLLSDIQPENLTKILLATYERQAENFETLLGLPGVGPKTIRALALIAELVYDTPASRTDPALFSYAHGGKDGHPYPVNRAVYDQNVEFLRRALSQAKVGQTEKLQALRRLAAYTSSPKSLAGYNAQETVAPRHRVTQRRDP
- a CDS encoding 4Fe-4S binding protein is translated as MALAIDETRCVRCGLCITECPAGAFRGEGSYTVGQSVVYEKIELDNEKCTNCGQCTAYQFWCPAEAIYEPPADTTPFGTPVGKGNVTDGTKYSKLFYQYQPGDDPYIDIVGKDMPFSFVTRFDSNRFPIPGSNFYYVHWIMPHDEPFLEIGHPPHIHRSPELLFHIGGDPENPQELYSEVEFYMGVEMERHVFNKSTVIYIPPNVIHSPWRPRYTKKPWLFIEVNQGPSHTEKGYHQILKPEQWSSRDLLRPAFADEGY